The sequence CTTGTGGCTCAATGTGAATGTCCGAACATCCTTCTTTGAGAGCTTTAACGAGAATTTTATCGACGAGACTGATGATCGGAGCGGAATTTTCGCCGCCCACCATCAGTTCATCGCCTTCATCTGCTCCAGTTATATCTTCGCCAAAGACATCATCTTTAACTTGGAGATCTTCATCACTGATTGCGCCTTCAGCTTTGGCGCTTTTGTTGACTTGAAATTGGACAATATTGTCAAAGGTGCGATGAAAATCTTCGCGAGAAATAACGCGCCTGACAATTGTGATGTTTTTGAGCAGGCGAGCGATCTCATTTTGTACCTTGTAGCTATCGGGGGAAACTAAGGCGAGCGTAATGCTGTTTTCGGTCTTAACTAGAGGTAGAATCTCGCAGTCTCGACAACTGGAAATTGGGATGATGTTGGAGTCGAGTAAGGCGCTGAGGGTGGAAATATCAAACTTGTCAATTTCAACATCGGGATCAATTGGCTCGATACCATAAAGAACACGCAGTTCAAAAAGTTGTTGGCGTTTGTAATAGCGGGTAATGTCGGGAGCGAGTTGCTGCCCCAGAATTTGCTCTAGGACACTAATAAATGGAACATTTTGTTCTTGGCTATCCTTGACAGCGCGGTCGAACTGGTCTGTGGTGGCGTGTCCTGCTTGAATCAGTCTGCTCTCGAAGGGAGTGCGACCTCCCCGTTTGGCAAGAGCTTTGGTTCTATTTTTTAAGCCTGAGGCGGTGGTTGGCGCTTGATCTGATGTATTCATAGCCCAAGAGTTCCTAAGATTTCATTACCCGAGTGAGATTAGATCTTTACGATCGCAAAGCAATATTCTAAGAGCGATCGCAAAACAATATAAGGCGATCATAGCTGTTTACATAACTATATTGGGCAAAAATAGCACAAGTGTTTCATAGTTTTACAAAATTAAGCTAAAGATTTGTGCAGTACAAAAAAATAAAAATGGGATATAGCGCGTTGCACCACATCTCATTCTTTTGTTATTTCTTGAGGGCTTGCCAACGGATTTTGGGGTTTTGGACAAGGAGTTGGGAGATTGCGATCGCCCCTTTTTTATTTAAGTGGCTAGGGTCAGAAAACAGATCGGCTTGATTTAGAACCGCTTGAGACAGGTCAAGATAAGTAAAACCTTCTCGTAAGGCTAGCTCTTGCATTCTGCCATTAAAAATAGCTTCAAAGCGGCTACGAATTTGATCGAGGTAAGTCTCATGCAAAGGCATATTCACGACTAAAAGATCAATATTATTGCGGCGACAAAAGTCAACTACATTTGCAAAAGCCTCGAACTGTGAGCCATTGGGCTCAAAGTTCCGATAATCAAGATCGTAGTCTCCTGGGACTTGAGGGAATTTTTGGAAATAGGTGTTGGGATCGAATGTGACATCAAACGCAACAAAGCCTTTGGGGTCAAGAGCGGTGACGGTACTCGGCATAGTCGCAGCCAGAAGTGCTTCACTGTTGCTGAGCATATGTGTATTGCGATCAAATTTCTTAACTAGCGAAGTCCGAATTTCTTGCCGTCTAGAAAAAGTAGCAAACAGAAGATCAAAGGATTGCGCGATTGGATTTGGTGATTTGGTAGATATCTCTGGAATAGTTATAGGATTCGGGCTAACACTGCTATTTCTAATAGCTTCCTGCAATTGTTTGTAGCCGTCGGATGCAGTGATTTCGTCATAGGTAAGGTCGCTGCGACTGCTATTAAAAGCTCTTAATCCATCCGCCCAAATAATCATGCGCGGTAGTTGAGGACGGGATAGGATTTGGGTAACTTGCAGATTTACAACCTTAGCAGTTGCACCATCAATACCAAGATTAAAGACACTGATGTCTTTGTAGCCTTTGTTGCTCAGTGCTTTTTCTAATGTTTTTGGTTCGATGCCGCGTAAGGCTCTTGAACTACCAACAATCAAAACTTCGGGCGATCGCTGTTTATTTGTAATCTGCCAATCAAGAAGGGCAAGTTTTTCATTGAATAAAGCGATATTAAAATTGAGGGCTGGTTTATTGGTAAGGCCCTTTTCGGGAGAATTATCTAGCTGGTTAGCTGGCAAATTGATTTTGGAATCAGCAATTACAAATTTGGTAGGTTGATTGGGCTGATCATAATTAATGAGAGTGCGATCAATAGCGATCGTTGCCCCAACACCGATCGCTAAACTTGCTATACAAGCAGGTAAAGAGAGCATTTTCGGCGCGGTTTGCCCCAGCCATTTTAATCCAAAGATCGCATGACCAACTACAAGTAGTTTCGCTCCAGCAAATCCATCTAATTTCTGCCAAGAATTAGGCTCTTCATCTTCGCTGATAAATTCAATGCTGTGATCTTGTACATTTTCTGCGGCAAGTAGTTCTTCCTCAATGGGGTTCTGGATACCGATCGCTAACAAATCAATTTCAAAAGACCAGCTGGGCTTTTTCTCCCCAATGACACGACTAGATACCGTTACCGATTGAAAATATTCCGATGCACTCACGGTTCGTAAAGTATTTAACATTGGTAAAACCATCTCTGCTTGCAAGATTGTGGTGCGGTTCTCGCACAGCAAATTGAGACAATTGTTTTGTAAGAGCAACTTCAGCTTGGCTTGAGCAAGTTTAGGTGCTAGTTGAGGATCTTGACGGAAGCTGGTGAGTAGCGCGGCGATAATTTCGGCAGCAACAAGTGCAGATGGGGCGATCGGTAAATCCAGTCCCAACGCCCATGCATTTCCATGCAATTTAAGACGGTGGATTCCTTCGGCGTATAAAACTGAACTATCGAGATCCTGTGTGCTTGGTGCGATCGCCTCTAATAGTTTTGTTGCACAGGTTACTTCCCGATCTTGACTATAAAGATATAAGCAGTCGCCTTTCTGTTTAGTATGTGAAAGTTTTATCCCTGCCAATTCTTCAGGCAAAATGCTGGTTACTGAGTCTCGCGTCAAAGCTAGATTCGAGGATGCAAGATTATTAGTAGAAACATTAATTTGATTACTAGTCAAATTTGAGGATTGGTTTGCATCTGCATCTGAATTTGCATCTAGACGTGAATCTAGATTTGCATCTACTGTTATTGGATTTGCATCTAAGGATGTTGTTTCCATTGTCTGTTTGCAGAGTTGGGCAGGATAAAAAATTTGCTACAAGGTTAGCATGGCGACTTCACAAGCAGACATAAAAGTTATTCATCCAAATGCTCAGAAACAGAGCGATAAAGTTCTAAAACATGGTGATCGAGGAGTTGGTAATAGACTTTGCGCTGACTTTTGCGATAACTGACTAGACGCATGGTGCGTAAAACTCTCAATTGATGGGATACCGCTGATTCACTCATGCCCACTACTGCTGCAAGATCGTGAACGCATAGTTCCTGTTTTGACAAAACCGAGAGAATCCGCAGGCGATTGGGATCGCTCAACATTCCGAAAAATTCCGCCATATTCTGCGCTTTCTCAGTTGGCAAAATCGCATTAATCAAATCTTGTAACGCGGTTGGCTCGATCTCATGAAGATCGCAAGTCGGCAAGTTGTCAAGAGAAACCGAAGAGGAATTTAGCATTGTTACATTTTACAAAAAAGCGATCGCTTTTCCACATAGTATTTGACATATGAACGTATATTCATATATGCTAATCTCAATTGTATAGGATTAAATATATGACAACTCTCACAGAAACCAAATGTGCTTGCCCAAAATGTAGTTGTATGGTCTCCCTAGACACAGCAATCATGGCAAATGATAAGCCTTATTGCAGCAGAGCTTGTGCCGATGGGCATCCTGAAGGATCTGCTGGCTGTAAAAAATCTGGCTGTGGTTGTGGCTAACTACGTCTGTCGCCAAGCGTATTAGTAAATAAAACCCAAGAAGAGAATGGCGGCGCGAAGCGCCGCCATTCTCTTCTTGGGTTTTATTTTGTCGGTGTTCGCGACAAAAAGAAGTAGGTGGGCATAGTCTGCCTGCTTCTTTTTAGCTTTTGGTTAGGGTATAGTACAAATCATTAGCTTCACCAAAATTCAAGATGCTGAATTTAAACGAAATTATGTCGCTTGCTCGCCCGATCGCTTGGGGTGCGGGGGATATTCTGATGAAGTACTATCAAGAGCCTCAAGACTTAGAAATTAGGTTTAAGGGTGGCGAAGAAGGAAATGTTACTTCCGCAGATTTAGCCGCTAATGATTTTATCTTGAGCCAGTTAAAGCAAGTATTTGGGACTGAAGACTTTGCCTATCTCAGTGAAGAAACTGAAGATAGTATCGATCGCCTTGGACATGAATGGGTATGGATTATCGATCCAATGGACGGCACGAGTGACTTTATTCGTCGGACTAATGAGTTTGCGGTGCATATTGGCTTGACCTATCGCCAACGTCCTGTACTAGGGCTAGTGGCAACACCTGCCCAAGATCGCCTCTTTCAGGGGATATTAGGCAATGGCGCATATATTGAGACTAGAGATGGATTGCAGAATCGAATCCAAGTCTCTGACAAGGTTGAGCTAGATAAAATGGTGGTAGTGGCTAGTCGTAGCCATCGCAATTATCAACTCGAAAGTATTCTCCAACAATTACCCAAGGCTGCTGAAATAGCGGTTGGTAGTATTGGTGGTAAATTTGCAGCGATCGCATCGGGTAATGCTGATGTCTATATCTCGGTGTCAGGCAAATCTGCGCCCAAGGATTGGGACTATTGCGCTCCTGAAATCATTTTGACTGAGGCAGGCGGTCAGCTTACTCATTCAGATTTGTCATTGCTGTCCTATAACAATCTCGAATTGCGTCAATGGGGAACGATTGTGGCAAGTAACGGTCATTGTCATAATGAAATTTGTCAGATTAGCCAAGATGCGATCGCGACTATCAAAAAGTAAGTAACCTTAAAATCTAGAAGCGTGGGTCGCCCGCTAGGCGGGCGACCCACGCTTCTAGATTTGGTTTTTAATTATGCTGAGCTACTTAAATTATGAAACTACAAGCAATTTTAATCGGAGTCGTGGTTGTTGTTGGTGTAATGGCAGTCAGCAATCCTAGTAAAGAGCGTTACATTGATTACGCAACCGAGCAGTTTTCTGAAACAGGTAAAACCTCAATTTGTGCGGGTGATATGCCGATCGCGGCTCAGCAATCATGCAAATTTGTGATATCTCAGGGCAAAGGTGTGATCAAGTCAGTGGTTGAAAACTCGACCAAGCAGCAAAATTTTGTCATATTCAGTCTTTACGAAACTGATATGCCCAATAAAAAATACACCACGATCGCAGCTTTTGGTAACTTCATTATGTTCAAATGAATAACCCCGCCGCAAGCGGACGGGGTATCAAATTCTTTTTTACTAGAATTTACTCACACCGCAGAGCGGTGGGGTATTTACCCTCTTAGTTCAAATAAAAAAGGCGGTGCTAAGCACCGCCTTTTTTATAGATTTTGCGGATCGAATTACGCCAATGTTTTCTAGACTGAGCGCGAAAGCTTATCTCGCATCAGTTTAGGTTAGGCAAACCATATTATTAAAAATGATTACAAAGTAGATTAGGTTTATCCTGTTATAAGCAGTTGTCTAACAAGATCAGTTCTACGTTTTAATAATGAACCAAAATATTCTTGTCCGCAATAATGTCAAAGTATTTGGGCATGGCAAGCAACCAATCCTGTTTGCACATGGGTTTGGCTGCGACCAAAATATGTGGCGATTTATCACACCCACTTTTGAAAATGACTACCAGATTGTTCTATTTGATTATGTTGGGTCAGGAAAATCAGATTTAAGTGCTTACGATGGCGATCGCTACAGCAGTCTGAATGGTTATGCTCAAGACATCCTCGAAATCTGCAAAGCATTATCGTTAGTAGACACGATTTTTGTTGGACATTCTGTTAGCAGCATGATTGGGATCTTAGCCTCTATTCAATCCCCCGAATTATTCAAACACTTGATCTTTGTTAGTCCTTCCCCTTGTTATATCAATGATATCGATTATGTTGGAGGCTTTGAACGACAAGACATAGAAAATCTGCTTGATATTATGGAAAAAAATTACATCGGTTGGGCAAGTTTTCTCGCGCCGATGATCATGAAAAATGAAGACCGACCTGAGCTAAGTCATGAACTCGAGGAAAGTTTCTGTTCGACAGATCCGACCATCGCTACTCAATTTGCTAAAGTCACTTTTTATTCTGATAACCGTAGTGATTTACCTAAAGTGACAACACCATCATTGATTCTGCAATGTATTGAAGATGCGATCGCCCCTGTTGAAGTCGGATATTACTTAAATAAGCACCTGTTTAGCAGTACGCTAAAACTGATGCAAGCTACAGGACATTGCCCGCATATGAGTCACCCACAGGAAACTAGCAATCTGATGCAAGAATATCTAACTTCCGCTGGCATTCACTAAACCAAATATTTTCGCAAATGTATCAGCCAGACGAAATACTTAATATTGCACCCTGTGGATTTCTTTCGTTTACTGACGATGGCATGATCGTCATGGTTAACGCGACGCTCCTCAAGTTATACCAAAACACAAAGTGGCGCAGCCATTTTGTGTTTTTAAAACCCCTACAGGGTTTGGTTTTTAATTCACAGAAGTGTTGTTACACTTTTGTGAATTGGTATTATTAGGACAAGAGAAGGATGACTTATGTGGACAAAAAATCGATTCAGTTTTGCTTCCAGTCGCATCTTCTATCAAACTCATTTTTTTCTCTCTTAAAAATACATGGAAAAGCGGAAGGAATTTACATCTCATTAAAATCCAAACAGGGAGCTGAAGATCGGGTAATGGTATCGGATGATGTAGTTGTCAATCCTCTTTTAAAATCGGTAATTCCTCTTTGTCATCAAATTGGTTTAAAGTCTATGTTGGCGATTCGTACTTCCTATCAAGTCAATCCAAATGGAGCGATTGGACTGCAAATTTCTTGTGGTTCGTTTGATC is a genomic window of Pseudanabaena sp. BC1403 containing:
- a CDS encoding D-alanyl-lipoteichoic acid biosynthesis protein DltD translates to METTSLDANPITVDANLDSRLDANSDADANQSSNLTSNQINVSTNNLASSNLALTRDSVTSILPEELAGIKLSHTKQKGDCLYLYSQDREVTCATKLLEAIAPSTQDLDSSVLYAEGIHRLKLHGNAWALGLDLPIAPSALVAAEIIAALLTSFRQDPQLAPKLAQAKLKLLLQNNCLNLLCENRTTILQAEMVLPMLNTLRTVSASEYFQSVTVSSRVIGEKKPSWSFEIDLLAIGIQNPIEEELLAAENVQDHSIEFISEDEEPNSWQKLDGFAGAKLLVVGHAIFGLKWLGQTAPKMLSLPACIASLAIGVGATIAIDRTLINYDQPNQPTKFVIADSKINLPANQLDNSPEKGLTNKPALNFNIALFNEKLALLDWQITNKQRSPEVLIVGSSRALRGIEPKTLEKALSNKGYKDISVFNLGIDGATAKVVNLQVTQILSRPQLPRMIIWADGLRAFNSSRSDLTYDEITASDGYKQLQEAIRNSSVSPNPITIPEISTKSPNPIAQSFDLLFATFSRRQEIRTSLVKKFDRNTHMLSNSEALLAATMPSTVTALDPKGFVAFDVTFDPNTYFQKFPQVPGDYDLDYRNFEPNGSQFEAFANVVDFCRRNNIDLLVVNMPLHETYLDQIRSRFEAIFNGRMQELALREGFTYLDLSQAVLNQADLFSDPSHLNKKGAIAISQLLVQNPKIRWQALKK
- a CDS encoding metalloregulator ArsR/SmtB family transcription factor, with amino-acid sequence MLNSSSVSLDNLPTCDLHEIEPTALQDLINAILPTEKAQNMAEFFGMLSDPNRLRILSVLSKQELCVHDLAAVVGMSESAVSHQLRVLRTMRLVSYRKSQRKVYYQLLDHHVLELYRSVSEHLDE
- a CDS encoding metallothionein; the encoded protein is MTTLTETKCACPKCSCMVSLDTAIMANDKPYCSRACADGHPEGSAGCKKSGCGCG
- a CDS encoding 3'(2'),5'-bisphosphate nucleotidase CysQ translates to MSLARPIAWGAGDILMKYYQEPQDLEIRFKGGEEGNVTSADLAANDFILSQLKQVFGTEDFAYLSEETEDSIDRLGHEWVWIIDPMDGTSDFIRRTNEFAVHIGLTYRQRPVLGLVATPAQDRLFQGILGNGAYIETRDGLQNRIQVSDKVELDKMVVVASRSHRNYQLESILQQLPKAAEIAVGSIGGKFAAIASGNADVYISVSGKSAPKDWDYCAPEIILTEAGGQLTHSDLSLLSYNNLELRQWGTIVASNGHCHNEICQISQDAIATIKK
- a CDS encoding DUF4359 domain-containing protein is translated as MKLQAILIGVVVVVGVMAVSNPSKERYIDYATEQFSETGKTSICAGDMPIAAQQSCKFVISQGKGVIKSVVENSTKQQNFVIFSLYETDMPNKKYTTIAAFGNFIMFK
- a CDS encoding alpha/beta fold hydrolase, which codes for MNQNILVRNNVKVFGHGKQPILFAHGFGCDQNMWRFITPTFENDYQIVLFDYVGSGKSDLSAYDGDRYSSLNGYAQDILEICKALSLVDTIFVGHSVSSMIGILASIQSPELFKHLIFVSPSPCYINDIDYVGGFERQDIENLLDIMEKNYIGWASFLAPMIMKNEDRPELSHELEESFCSTDPTIATQFAKVTFYSDNRSDLPKVTTPSLILQCIEDAIAPVEVGYYLNKHLFSSTLKLMQATGHCPHMSHPQETSNLMQEYLTSAGIH